The DNA sequence GGGGCTACGGCCACGGTCTGCGCTTACGATGCCACGATCGACGGTGGAACGCAGAAGCCCAAGGGCTTCAGTCTCCAGCCCATCGTGACCGCGATTACGCCCGACACCGTGACTGCACCGTCGACAACGGGATGGTACCTGAAACTAGTTACGACCCCGGCCGCGGAGCGAGTCATATCCCGCCCCCGGGCAGTCGGAGGCCTGGTCGACTTTCTTACCTATTTGCCCAACGGCGACCCGTGCAATGCGGGAGGAAATTCGTACCTTTATTCCGTGGGATATACCACAGGCACTGCTCCTTCGACCATCTCGATCTACAGCCCGGGTATCACGAACGGGACGACCGGCCATGTGACGGTCGCGAAAGGCATCCTCATGGGACCCGGAGCTCCTCCGATGGGCGAGTCCATCATCATCGCGCCGAAGATCGACAACAGCAATACCTTCGGAAAGAAGGTGCAGGTATCTACGGGCGTCATCGTCGAACTGACGGACAATCCGCCCATCGACACGACATCCCGGGTCATTCACTGGCTCAGAAAATAGGGCCTGACAATCCGGCAAGAGATCGGGATGAGGCTCCGGTCTCCGGCGCCTCATCCGCAGTTTGTTAACGGTCAGCCATATATCGAAGAGGTTACGTGCAGAGAAAAAGAAAAAAATTAATCCGAGTGGAGCGAGTAGCTCCTCCGGCTGAAAAGGGCCAAAAGAAGAAGGTCTCTTTGATCGCGGCAATCGTTCTGCTTGTGATATCCGGCGCCTTTCTCGGCTACGCGGCTCTTCGTACCAGACCCGGAAGCAATGCGGCCGCGGTCAACGGCGGGATGCCGACGAGCCCTTCGGGATCCGAATCGGCACGGGCATCCGGAACTCCTGGGCTGGCCTCGGCCGTCATAACGCCGGAGAATCCCACAACAGATTCGCAGCTCAGCCTCGATTATTCGGGGCAGGGGCAGGATGGCGTTGCAGCGAACTGCCGTTTCCGGTGGTATGTGAACGGGAGGGTCATCCAGGAAGGACCGTCGCCCACTCTTGCGCCGGAAAACTTTAAAAAGGGATCGATCGTATGTGCGGAGATCATCCCGGGCGATGCTTCCGGAGAGGGGACAGCCTATCGGACGCCCGAGGTTGCCATCGGCAACCGTCCGCCGGTTGTTAGTTCGGTCACGCTGGTCCCCGTCCATGCTCCCGTCGATACTGTGGTCAGGGCCGAGGTCGCAGGTCAAGACCCGGACGGGGACACGGTCAGCTATACCTACCAGTGGGGATTGAACGGGAAGTACGTCACAGGCCCGGGAAAAGAAAACACCTTCTCGACCGCCGGACTGCATAAGAAGGACAAGCTTTATGTCACGGTTACCCCGTCCGACGGCTATAGTACGGGAGCGCCAAAAGCCTCGGATATCAGCTTTCTGTCCAATTCTGCTCCCCGGATCACCTCTTCGCCGAATTATGAGATCGTGAACGGGCTGTACACCTACCAGGTGACCGCTGTGGATCCCGACAACGACAGCATCACCTTTAGCCTTCTGAAAGGGCCGCAGGGAATGACGATCGACAGTGCCAGCGGCCTGATACGCTGGGAGACGCCGAAGGACGCGGCAGGGAGGCAGGAGATCCCGATAAAGATCTCCGCAGACGACGGAGACGGCGGCACTACTTATCAGGATTTTTCGATAATACTCGAAATGAAACAATAAGTTCACTGCTTCCTATTTCACGCCGCTTTTGTATTGAAATTTCCCTCCCATTCACGTAGTATCGGTCTCTCGCTTGCAGATCCGTTCACAACGCGAACTATCAAAAATGAAGGAAACACAGGAATGGCAGAGCAAAAGATCATCCTCGCATCGGCCTCGCCGCGCCGGCGTGATCTGTTGCAGCAGATCGGGTTGACGTTCACCATCGACTCGGCTGACGTGGATGAGACCCTTCTCCCGGGGGAGGGACCCGAACCGTACGCGGTGCGTGTCGCGCTCGACAAGGCCCGGGTGGCCGCGGCGAAGGCCGGGTCGGGGATCGTCATTGCCGCGGACACGATCGTTGTCCTGAACGAACTGATCCTCGGCAAGCCCGCCGATGCCGGTGAGGCGGTGCGGATGCTGTCCCTGCTTTCAGGCAGGCGCCACAGCGTGATCACGGGCCTTGCGGTCATGGATGCGCTCTCGGGTATGACCCGCTCTGCGGTGTCCGTGACTTCGGTCTGGTTCAGGCAGCTTAGCCAGTCCGAGATCAGGTCTTATGTGATTTCCGGAGAGCCCCTGGACAAGGCAGGCGCCTACGGCATTCAGGAAAAGGGTGCGCTGCTGGTGGACCGGATCGAGGGGTGTTATTTCAACGTTGTCGGTCTTCCTCTTTCCTTGCTCGGAAAGATGCTCCCTGAGTTCGGGGTCACTCTTTTTTGAACGCCGGCATTGGTTCGTTCTCCCTGCAGCAGCGGGCCCCCACGGATCCCTTACCCGCCTTGGCGGCCAAAAAGAAGAACAAAAAAATAGTGTAAGCAGCTTGACAAGCATCGATTATCATTCTAAACTATTAGATAGACTAAAGTATGGGGGTGATATATTGTGGCTGCTATTCGAGTAATGGTTGTGGAAAATGATCCGGGACAGGCGGACATGATAAAAGCGGCCTTGGATCAGCACGAGGACTTTGAAATAACAGCGATTGCAACAACAAGGGAAGCGGCGCTCAGGCAGATCGCGACCGGGCCCGATGTAGTGATCCTGAACCCTGAAGTGCTGAAGCAGCACACCCTTTCCCGCTTCCTGCATTCGCTGCAGACGAGGTCCCAGGCATCCCGAGTGATCTGTGTGCTGAAAGAGTCACCGACCGAGGAGAGCGCCATTTCGGACATCAAGGCGGGCATTCGAGGAATTCTCAAGATTGGCGACCCACCGTCCATCATCGCCAAGGCCGTACGTTCCGTCCATGAGGGAGAGATCTGGGCCGAGCGCAGGATTCTCGAAAAGGGCATTGCCAAGCCGATGCTTCTGCCCGAGACGCTTCAGACCCATGTGCCCGGACTGCCGCCGCTCACGACTAGGGAGATGGAGATGCTGACCCTGGTGCTGCAGGGCGCGACAAACAGGGAAATCGCCGACAGGAGCAGTATCAGCGAGCGAACGGTAAAGACCCATCTGTATCGCGTTTACCGGAAACTCAGGGTCAAGAGCAGGACCAAGGCTATCGCACTCTTGTCTCATGCCTAGTTCGGCCTGAGAAGACGGTTCTCCTCACAATATCCGCTCAGGGGATGATGAACAAAAAGCCGTGGGCGTGGGGGAGAGAGCCTGTATTGTCATGTCATGGATTTATTACATAGCTTTAAACAGGACTTTTGGCGCCCCAAGGTAAGAAGGGGCGCCTTTTTATTCTACTCTGTGCGCGGGCTTGACCATCCGCCGGAATCACGGTATGATGGCATATGCTTCTCACGTCTATCATCCTGCTCCTCTATCTGCTGTTTATCGGCATCGGCTACTGGCTGAAATATCTGAATCTCTCCTATTTAAAGAAGCATGGCAGCAGCGTGCCTCTCGAATTCGAGGGAGCGATCGATCCGGAACTCCTCCGGAAGATATCCGCCTACACCATTGAGAACAGCCGTGCCGGCCTTGCAGAATCTATCGTCAGCAATGCGATCCTGCTCGTTTTCCTCTTTGGCGGGCTGCTCGGCCTGTATGACCGATGGATCGCCTCCCTGAGTTCATCATTCAGAACCTCGGGCCTGCTGTTCGCTCTCTGTCTCTATCTGGCCCAAACGGCCATCGACCTGCCCTTCAGCATCTACCATCATTTCACGCTGGAAGAGCGGTATGGCTTCAATACCATGACGGTCCGGCTCTGGCTCACGGACCTGGTCAAGTCTCTCGCGATCTCGCTGGTCCTGGGGGGGCTGGTCATTGCCGCGACACTTACGCTGGTCTCAGCCAGCCCGTCCTGGTGGTGGTTCTGGGTCTGGGCATTCCTGCTTGCGGCGGGCGTGTTCCTGATGTACATTTCGCCGACCCTGATCGAACCGCTCTTCTTCAAGTTCGAGACCGTGAAGGCGGAAGGGCTGGAAGAGGGGATCCGCGAATTGATGGCCCGCGCCGGCCTTACGGTGAGCCGTGTGTTCCAGGTGGACGCATCGCGCAGAAGCCGTCATTCAAACGCCTATTTCACGGGCATCGGCCGGGTAAAGCGGATCGTCCTCTTTGATACGCTGATCCAGCAGATGTCCCGCGAGGAAATCCTCGCCGTCCTCGCCCACGAGGCGGGGCATTGGAAGAGGAAACATGTGCTTAAGCGGATCGTTCTGACCGAGACATTTGCATTCGTCGGCCTGTTCGTTGCGTACCATCTCGTCCGGTGGAGCGGTCTTCCCGGCCTCATCGGCTTGCAGCAGGCTTCGTTCTACGCCCGGGCCATGATCGTTATTTTCCTGGGCTCCCTGGTAACCTTCCCGCTTACGCCCCTGTTCAGCCATCTTTCGCGGCGCGATGAACACGAAGCGGACCGGTTTGCAGCGGAGCTTTCCGGCAATCCCGAAGCCATGGCCTCATCGCTCGTCAAGCTCTCGCGCGAGAACCTGTCCAACCTTCACCCGCACCCCCTGTACGCTGCCTTCTTTTACTCGCATCCGCCGGTAGTTGAGCGGATCAGAAGCCTGAAAGGACAGAACGCAGAAGACAGGGGACAGAAGGCAGAAGCCGGATAAGAGACAAGCTTCATTGCATTTCGTCAGTCATCCGGCTATTTGTGAGATCTGCTCAGTTTTTTCCAATTGACCGCTGTTGCGCCGATATGTTATTGTTTCTCCATGGCAAAGTCCGCTGCGATCATCCGGCTCGAACAGAAGATACAGCGCCTTCATACCCTCATCGACGTCAACAGCCTCATCAGTTCCTCGCTCAACCTGGACCAGATCCTCGAGAACGTGATGACCATATCGAAGCAGGTCATGAATGCCGATGCGTCCAGCCTGATGCTGATCGACGAGAAGACGAACGAGCTCGTGTACCAGGTGGCCCTGGGGAGCGTCGGCGAGAAGCTCAAGCAGGAGTTCCGGCTCAATCTGGGGCAGGGGATCGCGGGAACGGTGGCGCAGGAAGGGAAGCCACTCCTGCTCGAGGACGCCTATACCCACCCGAAGTTCTTCCGAGGCCATGACGAGGCGACCGGCTACCGCACGAAATCCATGATCACGGTGCCGCTCATGGTCGGCGACCGGATCACCGGCGTTGCCCAGGTGATAAACCGGCTGGATGACAGGCCCTTTGACAAGGATGACCTGGAGCTCTTCATCGCGCTCTGCAGCATGGCGGCGATCGCGATCGAGAACGCAAAAATGCACCGCAGCCTCATGGAGAAGCAGCGGCTCGTGAAGGACATGGAATTCGCCCGGACCGTGCAGGAGAGCTTCCTCCCGCAGCAGGCGCCGGAGATCGCGAACTACCGCTTCAGTGCCCACTACACGCCGGCCCAGGAAGTGGGCGGTGATTTCTATGATTTTATCCGCCTCGACCGGGAGCGGACCGGCATCGTGATCGGCGACGTCTCGGGCAAGGGGGTTCCCGCGGCCCTTTACATGGCCAAGCTCGGGAGCGATCTCAGGACCCTTGCCTTCACCGAAGGGGACCCGGCGTCGGCGCTCCGGCAGCTGAATGCCGTCCTGGTCGAGCGGGGCCGGCGAGGCATGTTCGCCACGCTGCTCTATATCGAGCTCGATTCCGCGGCAGGGTCCGTCACCCTGTCCAACGCAGGGCATTTGCCGCCGCTCGTTAGAAAAGCAGGCGGTGCGGTGGAGAGGCTGTCCGGGGCCGGTGGTGCGCCGCTCGGCATTCTCGGAGGTATTCAGTTCGGACAGGAAACGAAGACCCTGGAGCCGGGCGACCTGATGGTCCTTTACACGGACGGGATCATCGAGGCCATGAATGCCGCTGGCGAGCAGTACGGGTATGAACGCTTCGAAGAGATCGTCCGCGCGGGCCCGTCTGATCCTGATGCCGTGAAATCGGCGATCCTTGCCGACGTGAATCGTTTTACCGGACTGAGCCCGCAGCATGACGATATGACGCTTGTCTGCTTCGGGGCGCTGACGTAACGGAACACCAGGATGGAAAACCGATGGCGGACAGCAAACAACGGGGTCCCGACGTCGTCTCCCTCACCGTCCCGAGCCACCCCAAGTTCCTCTATGTGGTGCGGAGCGCGGCCTATCCCGTTGTGATTGAAGCAGGCTTCAGCAGAAAAGAGGCACGCAGGATCGTTCTCGCCCTCGATGAGGCATGCTCCAACATCATCCGGCATGCCTATGAGGGCGATCCGGAGGGGAAGATCTCCCTTACCCTGACCGTGACCGGCACCGAGCTCCTCATAGAGCTCCGGGACACGGGCAAGCAGGTGGATATAACGAAGATCGCCCCGCGTGATTTGAAGGACATCCGGCCGGGCGGGCTCGGCACGCATTTCATCAATGCCGTGTTCGACACGGTGCGGTATGATACCAGCGGGCGGGAAGGAACGCTGCTGACGCTGCAGAAGAAGAGACCGTGCGCTTGACGGGAGAGCGGCATGAAAGTCGAGATCACGAGCGAAATGACCGGCACCGGGTTCCTGCTCAGGCTCAAGGGCGACGTTGACATGAGCTCCTCCTCCGATGTCCGCATCGCCCTGGGCGAAGTGTTCCGGCAGGGCGGCAAGGGGATCAGGGCGCTCTTCGTCGACCTGTCCCAGGTCCGGTACATGGACAGCTCGGGCATCGCAACGCTCGTGGAGGCGATGCAGACCTGCATGAAGCTGGGAGCCCGTCTCCGCCTCATCGACCTGAGCCCGGCGGTCCGCGACGTGTTCGAGCTTGCGCGGCTCGCGAGCATCTTCGAGATATTCCCGTCCGTGGACGAAGCGATCAAGGGACTCTGAGGACGCGGAGCGGGAGGAAGCGGTCAGAACCGCGATGAAGAGCCTTTTCGGACATATCGGCAGGAAGTTCATTACGTTCCTGCAGGACCTCTCGAGCATTGTCTCCCTGTTCTTCGAAACGATGGTGCAATCCTTCGCGCTGCTGCAGGACCGGAAGAAGCTCAGGGAGGCGCATCTCCTGAAGCACGTCGACGAGATCGGGACCCAGTCGCTGCCGCTGGTCCTGGCCGTGGCCGCGCTGCTCGGCATCGCGATCACCGTGCTCGTCTCCTACGAATTGAAGGAAGTGGGCGCGCTCGCCTATCTTCCCGGCTTCGTGGCGGTGGCCATCTTCCGGGAAATGGGGCCGCTCCTCACGGCCATGATCGTGGCGGGAAGAGTGGGTGCCGCGTTCACGGCGCGGATCGGCACGATGAGGGTCTCCGAGGAGATCCTCGCGCTCGAGACCATGGCGATCAATCCAGTCCGGTTCCTCGTTGTCCAGCGATTCGTCGCGCTGCTCCTCGCGCTGCCGGCGCTCATCCTGATCGCCAACTTCACGTCGATCGTCGGGGGGTTCCTCTTCGGCGCGACGAGGCTCGGCATCCGGCCCGACACCTACGTGCGGGAGACCCTCGATGTGCTGACGTTCACCGACGTCTCTTCGGGCATCGTCAAGGGGATCGTTTCCGCCGTGGTGATCGTCATGGTCGGCTGCTACCGGGGGCTGGTGGTCGAGGGCGGCGCCGAGGAAGTGGGCAGGTCGACCATGCTCTCCGTCGTCTCCTGCACGCTCGCGATCATCATGCTGGACACGGTCATGACGGCGGCCTTCTACGGGTAAGGCATGATCGCAATCGAGAACATCAAAAAGGGTTACGGCGGCCGGGACGTGCTCGATGGAGTGAGCTTCGTTGCGGAGCGAAAGAAGATCACCCATATCTTCGGCACGAGCGGGGGAGGCAAGAGCACGCTCCTCAAGATCATGATCGGCGCGCTCAAACCAGACTCCGGAAGGGTGCTTGCCGGCGATTCGGAGCTCACGAAGCTCGAGGGGAGGCAGCTGGACCCCTTCCGCAAGAAGATCGGCGTGCTGTTCCAGCATGGGGCGCTGATCAATTCGCTGACCGTCGGCCAGAACGTGGCGCTCCCGATCCGCGAGCACACGACCCTGGACGACAATATCATCAAGATCATGGTAAAGATGAAGCTGGAGCTGGTGGGCCTGCGCGACTTCGAGGACCTCTTTCCCGGGCATCTGTCGGGGGGGATGCAGAAACGGGTCGCGCTTGCCCGGGCGATCGCCCTGGACCCCGAGATCGTCTTCTTCGACGAGCCGACATCCGGGCTCGATCCCATCGTCGCCGCGGTCATCACCAAGCTGATCGCCGACCTGAACCGGCTTCTGGGCATCACCTGCATCGTGGTCACTCATGCCGTGGAGGAGGCAATGAGGATCGCGGACAAGATCGTGATCCTCTACCGGGGGAAAGTGCTGGCCCAGGGGACTCCCCAGGAGATCCGGAGCAGCAGCGATCCCCTCGTCCAGCAGTTCATCACCGGCAGCCCCGACGGTCCGATCTCGTTCCGGGCATCGAGCAGAGATTATCGGGAAGACCTGCTGATCGGATGAATCATACATTACGCGACGGGGCCTACGGGCCGCGGAGAAGCTCAACAACGAAAATGTGAGCTGAGCCAGGTTCAGCCGTTTTCCAGCGTCACCGCGGCCCGGAGGCCGTTTTCTTCGTTGAGGTGAAAGAATGG is a window from the Nitrospirota bacterium genome containing:
- a CDS encoding putative Ig domain-containing protein, whose amino-acid sequence is MIAAIVLLVISGAFLGYAALRTRPGSNAAAVNGGMPTSPSGSESARASGTPGLASAVITPENPTTDSQLSLDYSGQGQDGVAANCRFRWYVNGRVIQEGPSPTLAPENFKKGSIVCAEIIPGDASGEGTAYRTPEVAIGNRPPVVSSVTLVPVHAPVDTVVRAEVAGQDPDGDTVSYTYQWGLNGKYVTGPGKENTFSTAGLHKKDKLYVTVTPSDGYSTGAPKASDISFLSNSAPRITSSPNYEIVNGLYTYQVTAVDPDNDSITFSLLKGPQGMTIDSASGLIRWETPKDAAGRQEIPIKISADDGDGGTTYQDFSIILEMKQ
- a CDS encoding Maf family protein, coding for MAEQKIILASASPRRRDLLQQIGLTFTIDSADVDETLLPGEGPEPYAVRVALDKARVAAAKAGSGIVIAADTIVVLNELILGKPADAGEAVRMLSLLSGRRHSVITGLAVMDALSGMTRSAVSVTSVWFRQLSQSEIRSYVISGEPLDKAGAYGIQEKGALLVDRIEGCYFNVVGLPLSLLGKMLPEFGVTLF
- a CDS encoding response regulator transcription factor, producing MAAIRVMVVENDPGQADMIKAALDQHEDFEITAIATTREAALRQIATGPDVVILNPEVLKQHTLSRFLHSLQTRSQASRVICVLKESPTEESAISDIKAGIRGILKIGDPPSIIAKAVRSVHEGEIWAERRILEKGIAKPMLLPETLQTHVPGLPPLTTREMEMLTLVLQGATNREIADRSSISERTVKTHLYRVYRKLRVKSRTKAIALLSHA
- a CDS encoding M48 family metallopeptidase, yielding MLLTSIILLLYLLFIGIGYWLKYLNLSYLKKHGSSVPLEFEGAIDPELLRKISAYTIENSRAGLAESIVSNAILLVFLFGGLLGLYDRWIASLSSSFRTSGLLFALCLYLAQTAIDLPFSIYHHFTLEERYGFNTMTVRLWLTDLVKSLAISLVLGGLVIAATLTLVSASPSWWWFWVWAFLLAAGVFLMYISPTLIEPLFFKFETVKAEGLEEGIRELMARAGLTVSRVFQVDASRRSRHSNAYFTGIGRVKRIVLFDTLIQQMSREEILAVLAHEAGHWKRKHVLKRIVLTETFAFVGLFVAYHLVRWSGLPGLIGLQQASFYARAMIVIFLGSLVTFPLTPLFSHLSRRDEHEADRFAAELSGNPEAMASSLVKLSRENLSNLHPHPLYAAFFYSHPPVVERIRSLKGQNAEDRGQKAEAG
- a CDS encoding PP2C family protein-serine/threonine phosphatase — encoded protein: MAKSAAIIRLEQKIQRLHTLIDVNSLISSSLNLDQILENVMTISKQVMNADASSLMLIDEKTNELVYQVALGSVGEKLKQEFRLNLGQGIAGTVAQEGKPLLLEDAYTHPKFFRGHDEATGYRTKSMITVPLMVGDRITGVAQVINRLDDRPFDKDDLELFIALCSMAAIAIENAKMHRSLMEKQRLVKDMEFARTVQESFLPQQAPEIANYRFSAHYTPAQEVGGDFYDFIRLDRERTGIVIGDVSGKGVPAALYMAKLGSDLRTLAFTEGDPASALRQLNAVLVERGRRGMFATLLYIELDSAAGSVTLSNAGHLPPLVRKAGGAVERLSGAGGAPLGILGGIQFGQETKTLEPGDLMVLYTDGIIEAMNAAGEQYGYERFEEIVRAGPSDPDAVKSAILADVNRFTGLSPQHDDMTLVCFGALT
- a CDS encoding ATP-binding protein; translated protein: MADSKQRGPDVVSLTVPSHPKFLYVVRSAAYPVVIEAGFSRKEARRIVLALDEACSNIIRHAYEGDPEGKISLTLTVTGTELLIELRDTGKQVDITKIAPRDLKDIRPGGLGTHFINAVFDTVRYDTSGREGTLLTLQKKRPCA
- a CDS encoding STAS domain-containing protein: MKVEITSEMTGTGFLLRLKGDVDMSSSSDVRIALGEVFRQGGKGIRALFVDLSQVRYMDSSGIATLVEAMQTCMKLGARLRLIDLSPAVRDVFELARLASIFEIFPSVDEAIKGL
- a CDS encoding ABC transporter permease, whose product is MKSLFGHIGRKFITFLQDLSSIVSLFFETMVQSFALLQDRKKLREAHLLKHVDEIGTQSLPLVLAVAALLGIAITVLVSYELKEVGALAYLPGFVAVAIFREMGPLLTAMIVAGRVGAAFTARIGTMRVSEEILALETMAINPVRFLVVQRFVALLLALPALILIANFTSIVGGFLFGATRLGIRPDTYVRETLDVLTFTDVSSGIVKGIVSAVVIVMVGCYRGLVVEGGAEEVGRSTMLSVVSCTLAIIMLDTVMTAAFYG
- a CDS encoding ATP-binding cassette domain-containing protein, which produces MIAIENIKKGYGGRDVLDGVSFVAERKKITHIFGTSGGGKSTLLKIMIGALKPDSGRVLAGDSELTKLEGRQLDPFRKKIGVLFQHGALINSLTVGQNVALPIREHTTLDDNIIKIMVKMKLELVGLRDFEDLFPGHLSGGMQKRVALARAIALDPEIVFFDEPTSGLDPIVAAVITKLIADLNRLLGITCIVVTHAVEEAMRIADKIVILYRGKVLAQGTPQEIRSSSDPLVQQFITGSPDGPISFRASSRDYREDLLIG